The Dehalococcoidia bacterium sequence ACTCAGCGAGGGTCGCCGATATAGCACAAACCCTGGCCAAAGCCATAGGGCTGCCGGAAAAGGAACTGGCCGACCTCTATGCTTCCTCCCTCCTCCACGATGTCGGCAAGGTGGGTATCCCCGATGCAGTCCTCACCAAACTCGATGCACTGACAGCGAAGGAATGGGACATCATTAAGAAGCACTCGGCTGAAGGGGCAAGGATCGTCGGTTACGTCAAGGGGCTGGCAGCGCTGGTGCCGGTAATCCTGCACCACCACGAGTGGTATGACGGCACCGGTTACCCCGACGGACTGAAGGGGGAGGAGATACCCCTCGCCGCCAGGATAATTAGCTTGGTAGACGCCTATGACACCATGACCACCTCTCGCCCCTATCGAGAGGTTATTTCTCGTCAGGAGGCTTGTAAGGAGCTCAAACGCCAATCGGGCACCCAGTTCGACCCCGAGCTGGTGGAGGCGTTCTGCCGGGTCATGGCTCAGGGGATTGGAGATTAGGGATGGTTGATAGCTGATGGTCGTTGTTTATTCAGTTGAGTTGCTGATTTCTTCTACGTTGTCAAGTTCGGAATGACATAGGATTACGTAAGTGATTGGGGGCAGGTCGGATCATCCGCTGTGACCCCAGTGAACGCTTACATCAAGAGCCAGAGCAGGTCTGCAAAAACTACTAACCCAGTAAACCAATTAACCAGTTAACCAATCTGCGCACTCGCTTGACATCCCCTCTCTCCACGTGATAAATTTAACAGGCGCAAAACAAGACTTAGAAAGGGGGACACTCTATGCCCAATATGATCGTTTGCGTAAAACAGATAGCCGATCCC is a genomic window containing:
- a CDS encoding HD-GYP domain-containing protein — protein: SARVADIAQTLAKAIGLPEKELADLYASSLLHDVGKVGIPDAVLTKLDALTAKEWDIIKKHSAEGARIVGYVKGLAALVPVILHHHEWYDGTGYPDGLKGEEIPLAARIISLVDAYDTMTTSRPYREVISRQEACKELKRQSGTQFDPELVEAFCRVMAQGIGD